Genomic DNA from Lycium ferocissimum isolate CSIRO_LF1 unplaced genomic scaffold, AGI_CSIRO_Lferr_CH_V1 ctg723___fragment_4___debris, whole genome shotgun sequence:
tcatttttaaaatataatgtaagtgtgtAACTTAATAAAAAGGTAACTACTCCACATGCATTCTTTTGACAATTAATAATCTTTTAAACTCTCAATAACAAATAGCCACTATAAACTTCACTTCTCCAGAATTGATGGTATAAATTTAAGAACATTACTTTAAACTTGGTTTATGAATTATAAGCTGTAATTCAACAAGCATAGACTAGTCATGATGATTGAAACATCTAACCTTAAAATTTTAAACCTAAACAAGTCATCTCTGTATGAGATGACCACCATCACATTTTACATCAGAATCTCAAAACACATATTCTAAACTTAGGAAAATTGAAGACAGGATATAGTACTATGATTATCAAGTCCTAGGTTTGTACTATATAATAGCCTTAATAAATTAAGGGCACTTGGTCTTGTTTCCATGAGTAGTCATGTCTGTGTAGCACTTGCCACAAAGGTGTCTGTTACCATAAGTGCCTGGTGGAACACATTTGCACCTCATACAGCAAGTCCCACAAGCTCTGTTGCATAGGTTTGGCCTTGAGTGCTTGCTGCATCTCACTTTGCACAGTCCTCCACAATCTGTTATTCCCAAAACATTAATAAAACAATCATTAAAACTTAGGCCGacaaaattagcccataaaaATACGAGATACTCATTCCGTCAAATTTTGTGCAAGGTAACGATTCATCCATTTATCTACTCAATTAATTTTGACCCGTCCAGTTCAGGTCATCG
This window encodes:
- the LOC132045612 gene encoding gibberellin-regulated protein 3-like encodes the protein MASKLLLLFTFFLFCLLAHASSDIEIEDHQTQVVKGANRRLMAYVDCGGLCKVRCSKHSRPNLCNRACGTCCMRCKCVPPGTYGNRHLCGKCYTDMTTHGNKTKCP